The Methanothermobacter sp. CaT2 DNA window TAGTTGCCATGGACTCGGATGGTAGAAGCCTCTATGAAACCTCAGATGATGAATACGACCTTGAGGTCCAGAGGATACTCGATTGAGTGTGTGAGCGGGATGTTTGACTTCAGCCTCTCGGAGCACATTAAACTCGATGGACTTGTGGACACCCATATCCACACAGCCCCCGATGTGAGGGATAGATTCATGAATGACATTGAACTTGCTTCCGCCGCACTCAGGGAGGGTATGGAGGCTGTTGTGATAAAGAGCCACACTGAACCCACCTCAGGGAGGGCGGCGCTGGCCTCTGAGGTTACGGGTATGCGGGTCATTGGGGGCGTTACACTGAACACTCCGGTGGGGGGCCTCAACCCGGACGCGGTCCATGCCGCAGCCATGATGGGCGGAAGGTTCGTCTGGTTACCCACGGTCTCGGCCGGGAGGGCTGAGGGTGACCTTGATGGTGTTATTTCTGCTGTTGCTGAACATGACATGGTCCTGGGAACCGGGCACCTGAAGCCCCCTGAGATATTCCATGTGCTTGACCTTGCTGCAGATTATGGTGTCGGTAAAATTATCATTAACCATCCACTGACGGGTGTTGTGGGTGCCACCCTGGAGGAGCAGAGGGAGATGTCAAGGCGGGCTTACCTTGAGCACTGCCTTGTGGCCTGCATGCCCCGCCATGATGGACTTGACTTTGAACGCAT harbors:
- a CDS encoding DUF6282 family protein translates to MRSRGYSIECVSGMFDFSLSEHIKLDGLVDTHIHTAPDVRDRFMNDIELASAALREGMEAVVIKSHTEPTSGRAALASEVTGMRVIGGVTLNTPVGGLNPDAVHAAAMMGGRFVWLPTVSAGRAEGDLDGVISAVAEHDMVLGTGHLKPPEIFHVLDLAADYGVGKIIINHPLTGVVGATLEEQREMSRRAYLEHCLVACMPRHDGLDFERIVESVRYVGSERCIMATDFGQGHNPSPIAGMKQFIYLMREHGFSHLDITMMCRDNPLELIS